The Arenibacter algicola region CCATGGTTACTGCATGTTGCTCTGCAATGCCCACATCAAATGCCCTTTCGGGGAGTTGTTCCATCATGTATTTTAGTGAGCTTCCGGTAGGCATTGCTGGAGTTATTCCCACTATTTTTTCATTGTTTTCGGCCAATTCCACGAGGGTGTGCCCAAATACATCCTGATATTTTGGAGGTTGTATTTCAGAGGTTTTGGGCCAAAGGTCGCCCGTTTCCTTATTAAATTTTCCGGGAGCGTGATATACAACTTGATTCTCCTCGGCTTTTTGGAGCCCTTTGCCCTTAGTGGTTATGATATGGAGCAATTTGGGTCCTTCAATTTCCTTTAGTCTCTTTAGTTCCTTGATCAAGGCCGCCAGATCGTGCCCATCCATGGGGCCTGAATAGTTAAAATTTAGACATTCAAATATGTTTTCGTCTTTGGCAGTACCTTTTTTAACATTGGTAAGGTATTTTTTCAAGGCCCCTACACTGGGATCAATCCCTATGGCGTTGTCATTTAGGATAATAAGGATATTGGCATTGGTGTCCCCTGCATGATTAAGCCCTTCAAAAGCCATACCACTAGCAATGGAAGCATCACCTATTACAGCAATGTGCTGCATATTCTTTATACCCTTTATTTGTGAGGCCAAGGCCATTCCCAGGATTGCCGAAATGGAGGTTGAACTATGTCCGGTGCCAAAGTCGTCATATAGGCTTTCTGAGCGTTTCGGAAATCCGCTTATTCCTCCCAATTGCCTATTGGTGTTGAATATTTCCCTGCGTCCTGTTAGTATTTTATGGCCATAAGCCTGATGGCCAACATCCCATATTAGTTTGTCTTTTGGAGTGTTAAAAACATAGTGAAGGGCGATGGTTAGTTCTACAACGCCTAGACTCGCTCCCAAATGTCCTTCTTTGGTGGCAACGATGTCTATAATAAACTCCCTTAATTCTTGGGCAAGTTGTATTAAATCGACTATTTCCAAGGTTCGAATATCCTTAGGGTCGCTAATATGTTGAAGAATTCCCTTGGGCATACTAAAAAAGTTACGCAAAACTAATGTATTTAAATATTGAATGGCATGTTTTATAGTATAGGATTGGCGGTTTTTCATGATATTTTAATCAAATGGTATTTTTTTTGAACCTTCGCCAATATTGTTTACTATTGTGCCTTAATTGTTAGGTATGATAAACCCGTTTGACGACAACTATTTTATGAAAAAGGCCTTACAAGAGGCAGAAGCTGCTTTTGAAATAGGTGAGGTGCCTGTTGGGGCCGTTATTGTTGTTGAGAACAGGATCATTGCCAGGGCACATAATTTAACCGAGCGTTTAAACGATGTTACGGCACATGCCGAGATGCAGGCCATTACGGCAGCAGCCAATTTTTTGGGGGGCAAATATCTTCACAATTGCACCCTATATGTAACCCTGGAGCCTTGTCAAATGTGTGCAGGTGCTCTGTATTGGAGCCAAATTTCCAAAATTGTCTATGCAGCAAAGGATATGGATAGGGGCTTTGTAACCATGGGAACCAAAATACATCCCAAAACCGAATTGGTGAACGGGGTAATGGAGGAGGAAGCATCGGAAATTTTAAAACGCTTCTTTATTCAGAAGCGCAATTTAAATTAGAAAGCAATCATTTGCATTTACCAAGTACGCAACTTATTAATGGCTTTTGCATCTAATTTTTAGTTCAACAATCTTGGGTAATATGAAAGCATATGGATTAATGCTCTTCTTGGGTTTGATTTTTGTCTTTACTGGATGTTCCACGGATAATGCACATGAAAAGAACGACAAGCTTGGTGGAACTTGGAGCCTGATCAATGTTAGTGGCGGTTTCGCTGGGATTGATGAAGATTTTGAAAAAGGGGCAATTGTTTGGAAATTCGACACCAAAGATGGGACATTGATCGTTGCCAATAATGACGGGTCCAACGCAATACACAATGGCTTGCCAACAGGGACCTACACTTATTCCGTTTTACAGGAGAAAGACCAATTCTATTTGGAGGTTAATGACAAGGAGATTGGGGAGATTGTGATTGACAAATCACAATTGGTGCTGGACCAAAATAGCACTACAATGGGCAATGGAGCCGATGGTTTTGTAATGGTTTTGGTAAGATAGTTAAGGAATTGATAGGTTGGTCAAAAACAAAAACCCCTAGCGGATACCAAGGGTTTACAATTTTTTCAAAATAAAATAGTATTAGCCAATTACTTGCACTTTTGCAGCAACTATACCCTTGCGCCCTTCTTCTTCCTGATATTCTACTTTGTCTCCTTCGTTAAGTTCAGTTCCGTTTAATGCAGTAGCATGAACAAAAATGTCCTTACCCGTGTCATCGTTGGTAATGAAGCCATATCCCTTGGATTCATTAAAAAATTTTACAGTTCCAGTCATTCCAATGAAATTAAAATAATAATCGTTTAGATTACTAATTTATGTTTTTTTGGTCAAAATTGGATATAATCAATTTAAAAAAATATCAAAATTACTGCTTGTCCTTGGTTTCCTTTTCCTTTCCCTGCATTTTTCTAATGTTTTCCTCGGTGAGCATATAATCCTTCATTTTTTTGCCTTTGCTCACCTTGATAAGAAAGAGGGGCATGGCGACCAAAAATATGCCGACTGTACCAAAACCTATGCATTTATTGGATAAGGCCAAGTTTTCTTCACTAATGCTAAAGCCATAAATGATGGAAGCTAAGGAAGCCAATAGAATTAAAGAAATAATATACTTCATTTCTAAGCAGGGTTTATGAGGTTAAATTTATTAATTTTCTTCTGTAAGCGGTCAAGAGCTTGGATTTGGAGATAAAACCAACATACTTTTCATCCTTAATAACGGGCAGGTTCCAAGCACCACTATTTTGAAATTTCTCCATAATATCCGTCATTTTATCCTTGTCCAATTCAATAATTTCAGGGGGGGTGTTCATTATGTCGGCCGCCATCACTTCTTTGTACAATTTCTGATCGAACATAATGGGGCGTATGTCATCCAATAAAATAATCCCCAATAGTGTATTGTCTTCCTTATCAATTACAGGAAATATATTTCTATTGGATTTTACCACCGCTTGGTGTACAATATCCCCTAGGTTCATCTCAGGGTATATAGGCACAAAACTATCCTCAATAACCTTGTCTATATCCATCAAAGTCAAAACGGCATGGTCCTTATCATGTGTAATTAATTCTCCCTTTCTACCCAATTCCATGTTGTAGACAGAGTGTGAGTGTACGTATTTGGTTATGGAAAAGGAGATTGCTGAGGTTATCATTAACGGAATAAACAATTCATACCCCCCTGTAACCTCCGCTATAAGGAATATTGCCGTAAGTGGGGCGTGGAGTACCCCGGCCATTAGACCGGCCATTCCCACTAGTGTAAAATTACTTTCAGAAATTTGGTTTGGGAAGATTCCAACACTGTTAATTGCTTTGGCAATGCAATTGCCCATTATACTTCCCATAAATAGTGTAGGGGCAAAGATACCCCCAACGCCCCCGGCTCCAAAAGTTAGGGCACAGGCAATAATTTTAAAAAAGACCAATCCTGCAAGTAATCCTATTACCAACCAGGCATTTGTTAGGTCCAATTGAAAAATGTTATTTTCCAATACCTTTTCAGGGTTGCCCTTGATGAGGTTGTTGATAACATCAAAACCTTCCCCATATAAAGGAGGGACCAGATATATTAATATTCCAATGGCAATTCCTCCATAGAGCAACCTTTTTACGGGGGAATCTATTTTGTCAAATAGCTTTTGGACCCGTTCATATACTTCTGTAAAATATATGGAAGTTAAGCCCGCAAATAACCCAAGAACTAGGTAAAAGGGAATGTCGGACATTATAAAGTCATCTTCAAGTTTAAAGGGTAAAAGAATATCGTTCCCGAAGAAAAAATAGGAGGTTATAATTCCCGAAAGTGACGCTAAGAGCAAGGGCAACATGGAGGCGATGGTCAGATCCAGGCTAAATACCTCAATAGCAAAAATAATGGCGGCAATAGGGGCTTTAAATATGGAGGACATGGCTCCGGCTGCCGCACAACCTATGAGTAAGTTCCTTGTGGTCTGGTTTACGTGGAACATCCGTGAAATATTGGAGCTTATTGCCGCTCCCGTAGCCACAGTGGGACCCTCCAATCCAACCGAACCTCCAAAACCAACAGTTATTGGTGCTGTAAGTATGGATCCAAACATCTGATATTTCCGCATGATTCCCTTTTTTTTGGAAATCGCAAAAAGGGTGGATGGTATGCCGTGGCTCACCTTGTGCCGGATTATATATTTAATAATCAGGTAAACAGTGGTAAATCCTATAATAGGGAAAACGAAGTAAAAGGCCTGGTGGTAATACCTCACCAAATTGCCTTCCAATAAATGTTGAAAAAAGTGGGTTAAATTTTTAAGTATAACGGCTGCTATCCCAGAGGTAAACCCAACCAAAACACTGAGCAGGTAAATAAATTGCCTTTGGGAAATATGTTTTGCGCGCCAAACCAAAAAGTTGGTAAGCCAAGATTTTTTTAGTGCTGCCATGATTTTGAAAAAATCCTGCCAGGTACTGGACTAGCAGGATTTTAAAGATATGATTATAAATCCAATTTTAGGTGCAGTTCCTTCAACTGCAAACCGTCAATCGGGGCAGGGGCATCGATCATGACATCGCGGCCACTATTATTTTTTGGAAAAGCTATAAAATCGCGAATAGTTTCCTGTCCGCCCAAAATGGCCACCAACCTGTCCAATCCAAATGCCAATCCCCCATGTGGTGGTGCCCCATATTGAAAGGCATCCATTAAAAACCCAAATTGTGCCTTGGCTTCCTCAGGACTAAAACCAAGATGTCTAAACATGGTGGCCTGGATCTGCTTATCGTGAATACGTATGGATCCACCGCCAATTTCGTTGCCATTCAACACCAGATCATAGGCATTGGCCTTTACAGCTCCCGGATCGGTATCCAACAACTCCAATTGTCCAGGTTTGGGAGAGGTAAACGGATGGTGCATGGCATGGTAGTGGCCAGTCTCCTCGTCCAGTTCCAATAATGGAAAATCTATTACCCAGAGAGGAGCAAACTCATCCTTTTTGCGTAGCCCTAAACGTTGGGCAATTTCCATTCTAAGTGCGCTTAACTGTGTCCTTGTTTTATTGGTGTCTCCCGATAGTACGCAAATTAGGTCCCCCGCCTTTGCTCCGGTGGCTTCTGCCCATTTAGCTAAATCTTCCTGATCGTAAAATTTGTCTACCGAAGATTTGAAGGAGCCGTCGTTGTTATATTTGGCATAGACCATTCCTTTGGCCCCTATTTGAGGTCTTCTTACCCAGTCTACCAGTGCGTCAATTTCCTTTCGGGTATAGGCCGCTCCCCCGGGGATTGCAATACCCACCACCAATTCGGCCTCGTTAAATATTGCAAAGTCCTTATGTTGGGCAAGGGCGTTAAGTTCGCCGAATTCCATTCCAAAGCGGATATCCGGTTTATCGTTGCCATATTTTTTCATGGCGTCATCATAAGTCATTCTTGGGAACTTGTCAATAGAGACACCTTTTATTTCTTGTAACAAATGTCTGGTCAGTCCCTCAAAAACATTTAAAATATCTTCCTGTTCCACAAAGGCCATCTCACAGTCGATTTGTGTAAATTCCGGTTGCCGGTCTGCCCTAAGGTCTTCGTCCCTAAAGCATTTAACGATCTGGAAGTACTTGTCCATTCCCCCAACCATCAATAATTGTTTAAATGTTTGGGGAGATTGTGGCAGGGCATAGAACTGGCCTTCGTTCATTCTGCTGGGAACCACAAAATCGCGGGCGCCCTCTGGGGTAGATTTTATCAAATAAGGGGTTTCCACTTCAATAAAACCTTGGTCTGAGAGATATTTTCTAACCTCAATGGCTACTTTATGCCGAAAAATGAGGTTGTTCTTTACAGGATTTCTACGGATGTCCAGATATCGGAATTTCATGCGGATATCTTCGCCCCCATCTGTCTGGTCTTCTATGGTGAAAGGCGGCACCAGGGATTTGTTAAGTATTTTGATCTCAGAGACCAGTACTTCCACATTTCCAGTAGGTATGTTTGGGTTTTTTGAAGTTCTTTCAATTACGGTTCCTTTGACCTGTATCACAAATTCGCGACCCAAGGATTTTGCGACTTCCATAATTTCTTTGGAAGAACGTTCCTCATCAAAAATGAGCTGGGTAATACCATATCGATCCCGAAGATCGGCCCATACCACAAAACCTTTGTCCCTTACTGTTTGTACCCATCCTGACAAGGTTACTTGTGTCTGTTGATGGGTTTCCCGCAATTCACCGCAATTATGACTTCTATACATTTTTTATATCATCTAAGAAAAGGCAAATGTAAGAAGTAATAGGGTAAGCTGAAAAAAATATCCTCAATTGAGAAATTGAAAATTTTGATTACAAAATTTTATCATATTCTAAATTATTTTAGAGAATATTAACATAACTTATTTATTTTAGTATATAATTCTAACGAAACTTAATAATATGAAACAGAAATTAATTAAGAAGAACATGTTCTTATTTTTCTTAATGGCACCTCTGCTATTATTGGCTCAGGATGTTGTTAAGGGAAAGGTAACGGACTCAAGTCTCGGAGATCCACTTCCTGGGGTAAATGTGGTCATTAAAGGAACCACTACGGGGACTACTACGGATTTTGATGGTAATTATGAACTTTCGGTCGATAATTTTCCATCCATTCTTGTGTTTTCCTCCTTGGGGTATGCCTCAAAGGAAATGCAGTTAAGCGGGCCAAGTACTTTAAATGTGGCTTTGGATGAATCTGCAACTGGTTTGGAGGAGGTTGTTGTGACAGGTCTGGCCACCTCGGTAAAACGAAGTAATGCAGCTAATGCTGTTGCTTCGGTATCTGCAGAGGAGCTAACGGGTAGGACGCCGCCACAAACTTTGGATGGTGCCTTGGCCGGGAAATTTGCTGGTGCGCAAATTACAGCTGCATCTGGAGCACCTGGGGGCGGTATGTCCGTAAAATTAAGAGGTGTAACCTCCATTAATGGGCAAGGTCAACCACTGTATATTATAGATGGGGTATATGTGAACAATAATAGCGTATATGCGGGGGGATTAAACGAAATTTCCAATGCTGCAGGTGGAGGGGCTTCATCTACGGATTCACAGGATAATGCATCCAACAGAATTGCGGATATTAATCCAGACGACATTCAAAATATCGAGATTCTTAAGGGTGCTTCTGCCTCCGCAATTTACGGATCTAGGGCAGCGGCCGGTGTAATTATTATCACAACCAAGAAAGGGAAGGCTGGTAAAACAAAAATAAATGTTTCTCAAGCTTTAGGGTGGAATGAGGCCGTAAACCTGCTTGGACAAAGAAATTGGACTGCGGCCTTGGCAGAGAGTGTTTATGGGGAAGGGGCCTTATATACTGCTGCTGAATCTGCGGGAAGACTAAGGGATTATGAGAAGGTGATATATGGGGAAAAGGGTTTTATCACCAATACCAACCTTAGTATTTCAGGTGGGGGCGAAAAGACCTCATTTTTTGGAAGTTTTACCAATAATGAGGAAGATGGAATTGTTAAAAGGACAGGAGCCTCCAAACAATCGCTTAGGTTAAATGTTGACCATAGGATAACAGACGATATTAAATTATCCTTGACCGGAAATTACTTGAAGTCCAGTGCTGATAGGGGATTCTTTAACAATGACAACTCCAATACTACTATAGGAGTTTCCCTTTTGTTTACTAGACCTTGGGACTATTTGCTTCCCGATGCGGATGGTAATTATCCTGACCACCCTGCTAATTCCTCCAATCAAATTCATACGCGTGATGTCATGACAAATAATGAATCTGTAAGCCGTTTAATAGCAGGTGGGGCTTTGGATGTTAATTTATTTAGAAATGAAAATCAAAGTTTGAAAATGATTTTAAAGGCTGGTGTTGATACCTATACCTTAAAAACCACAGTTTTTTTTCCAAGGGAATTGCAGTTTATGAGTCCGGCCGTAGGGGGAGTGGATGGTTTGTCCTCTGACGGTACTACCCAGAATGCCGATGCGAACTTTTCGGGTTTTTTGGTACACAATTTCCGTACAGATAATGAACTTAGTTTTACTACCCAAGCTGGTGTCACCAATGAACAATTTTCCCAAAATACAGTTAGGGTTACTTCTACAGGCTTAATAGCTTCTGAGCAAAATGTGGATCAAGCGGCCAATGTAAAAGTAGATCAATTTAGGTTGGAGCAGGAAGATGCCGGTTTTTTCGTTCAGGAAGAAGTTAATTACCAGGATAAAATTGTGGGAACTCTCGGTATAAGGGGAGATAAATCTTCCAACAATGGCGATGCCAATAAGTTGTTTTACTATCCAAAAGCTTCATTGGCGGCAAATATTCACAACTTCGATTTTTGGAATATTGAGGCAATGAATCAATTGAAATTGAGGGCAGCATACGGGGAAGCAGGTAACTTTGCTCCCAATGGGGCATTATTTACAACGTATATCAACTCTTTAATAAGTGGTAATGTAGGGATTATTACTCCTGCAACCCTTGGAGATCCATCTATACAGCCAGAAAGACAAAAGGAATTTGAAATAGGTCTGGATGCTGGATTTTTTAACAACAAGGTAACCTTGGAATTCACTTGGTATAATAAAAAAGTGGAAGACCTTATTCTCCAAGCGGACAACGAACCATCTTCGGGTTATACCTTCCGTTGGGCCAATGCCGGTGCTCTGGAAAATAAAGGAGCGGAAATAGGTTTAAACGTAAATGCTTTTGATTCTGAAAATTTTTCTTGGGATTCCGGTATAATTTGGTTTAGGAATAGATCCGAAATAACAGAATTAACCGTGGCGTCTTTTGATACCCAAGGTTTTGGTACTGGTTTGGGGACATTTAGGATAGAAGAGGGTAAAAGTGCCACACAGATTGTTGGTAATGACGAAAATGGTAACGTTGTGGCATTAGGAGATGCCGAGCCCGATTTTCAAATGTCCTTCAACAATAATTTCAAATACAAAGATTTTACCTTATCGTTTTTTTGGCATTGGAAGAAAGGGGGAGATAATGTAAACCTTAGTAGGCTGCTCTCGGATTTTGGCAATACTAGTGCCGATTATGATAAGATGAATTTGGACCCATCAGGTACCTTGAATAATGGAGATTATAGAAAAAGTGCATTTGGTGGGGGTTTTGCCGATCCCTTTGTGGAAGATGCATCTTATTTGAAATTAAGGGAGATAGGGTTGTATTATAACCTTCCGGAAAATGCGCTCCAGAAACTTTTTAATGGCAATGTTTCCAATGTAAAAGTTGGACTTTCCGGACACAATATCATCAATATTTTTGATTATAATAGCTATGATCCAGAAGTTTCCAATTTTGGATCGACTGCTGCAGGAATAGGAATTGAGGTAGCACCATTTCCATCGTCCAAACGATTCATGTTTCACTTGTCAATTGGACTTTAATAATTAAAAAAAAATAATATGAAAATCGCAATTAGAATAAAAGTTCTATTTATGACCATGATCGGATTTCTGGTTTTTGGTTGTACTATTGAAGATGGGAAAGATCTGAATGGACCAGAAACAGTATCCATTTCGGACGGAGTTTCCAGACCGGAATTGCCTCAAGTGGTATCTGGAATTTTAGCCGATATGAGAGATCGATTGAATACTCAGGTAGATGTTATTTCTGTAGTAGGAAGGGATTATTGGAGACATCAAAGTTCCGATCCCAGATGGACCGGAGATCTTATGACGGGTGTATTGGATGACAACGCCTTTTATCTTACAACCCCATATGCCGCCAGATATGCGGTGGTAAAGGAATGTAACCTTTTGTTGGAAGGACTGGAGAACACTACAACTGATTTTTCGGAAGCCGAGAAAAGTGCTATTAGGGGATTTGCCAATACCATAAAAGCTCATGAACTGTTGACAGTGTTAAACATGTTATATCAAAATGGTATACGCACTGATGTGGCCGATCCTGATAATTTGGGAGGTTTTGAGGGCTATGATGCCGCACTTAACACCATTTTGGGCTTGTTAAATAGTGCTGCCACTGATTTGGCAACAGGTGGGGATGTATCCCCAAATACTTTGGGTGTGTCCTATTTGGAATTCAATAGGGCATTGACAGCAAGGGTGGCCGCTTATCAAGGAAATAATTCATTGGTATTAAGTGCTCTGGATGATTCTTTCATGGACTTCGCGGGAGACATGTACCTAGGAGCATATTACCAATTTTCGGCAGCGGGTTCGGATGAATTAAATCAATTATTTTTTGCCAAGAATTCCACTGGGGCCAACGCTAGAATAGCGCATCCTGATTTTGTTAATTCCGCTGAGGCAGGGGATAATAGGTTGGATAAGGCAGTTTTAAGAACAGATGGACCTCTGAATATTGGGGGTTTAACTCCTGGCACCCATGATGTATATATTTATGAGTCCAACACGGACCCTGTGGCCATGATCAGAAATGAGGAGTTAATTCTTTTATATGCCGAGGCTAATATGACAGATAACCCAGGAGAAGCTGAAATGGCTATCAATGTGGTGAGAAATGCTGCTGGACTTGGCCCAGTCCTTCCAGGTAGTGTGGATGAGGACAGACTTTTGTATGAAAGGAGATATTCCTTATTTGCAGAGGGTCATCGCTGGATAGATTTAAGAAGGTTTGATAGGCTGGATGAGTTGGTAATAGATAGGGCAGGAGACAATAGGGTGACACAATTTCCTATCCCACAGAATGAAGGTCAATAATTTGGCGATGTAATGTATCAAAATATCGATTAAAACAGAAACTCCCTTTTTTAGGGAGTTTTTTTGTTTTGTAAACCTCTAAAAAACAAGTATTTAATGTTTCAATGTAAATTTAATGTTAACTAAAGGTTTATTTTTCGTAAAATATATGTATCTTTATTTCGTTAAGAGATTATAGATAAACATAAAATCCCAAAAAAATGAAAGGAATAACACTAATTTTTGCACTAATATTTTCAGTTGTAATCAACGCACAAGATATAAAGCCTGTTTTTGAACAAGATGGTGAAATGTTAAAAGCCACCTATTATCATGATAATGGAGTAGTTTCCCAAGAAGGTCAATTTTTAAACGGAAAACTTCATGGAGAATGGAAGATGTTTGCTGAAGATGGGAAGAAAATCGCCATGGGTGAATATACCGAAGGAAAGAAAACAGGAAAATGGTTCTTCTGGGATGCAAAGAAATTAAAAGAAGTAGATTTTGTTGACAGTAAAATCGCCAATGTAACCGAATGGAACAGTATGGGCCAATTAGCGGTGAATAAATAATATTTTTTTTTAGCATTGGAAACCCGGCGTATATCGCCGGGTTTTTTTGTTTTGGATCTTACCGGAATACGTTAACGAGCATATTATTCGTAAAAGGGAAAAGTGTATGGACTATAATTTTGCTTCCAAAATCCAATGTATAGGTATTGCCTTAGGCCTAGTTTTCCTTAATGGCTCCGGAGCCGATAATACCCCGGGTATTTCTCCAACAGGATATTGGAATTGATAGAATAAGTACAGGTATAGTGCAAAAAAAGGAGTCTGTTTTATTAAAACAGGCTCCTTTTGGAATTGGTTGCAAATAACCTAGGCCGCTGCAACTTTCTCAGTTTTTGGCTTACCAATGCCCCTTAGGGCTATTTTCATCCTGTAGGTAATATTAAATAGTACAGGAACAATGATCAACGTTAGGAAGGTGGCTACTATCAATCCAAAGATTACCGTCCAGGCCAATGGTCCCCAAAATACCACGTTGTCCCCACCCACGTATATATGCGGGTTAAATTCCGAAAACAAGGCAAAGAAGTCGATATTTAATCCTATTGCCAAGGGGATCAATCCCAATACGGTGGTAATTGCAGTTAGAAGAACCGGTCTAAGCCTGGCTTTTCCTCCCTTAATGATGGCTTCTGTTGCATCTTCCCTTGTCAATAAGGCTTTGTCATCCATGCCTAGTTTTACCTTCCTACGGTCTATAAGAATCTGGGTATAGTCCAAAAGAACCACCCCATTGTTCACCACGATACCTGCCAAGGAAATTATTCCCATCATCGTCATCATGATGACAAAAGACCAACCTGTAATCATTAGACCTCCAAATACCCCAATAAAACTTAGGAAAATGGCAATCATAATGATCAGTGGCTTGGAAATACCGCCAAACTGAAATATCAATATCAACATAATAAGGCCCAATCCGGTGAAAAATGCGCCTACAAGGAACATCATCTGTTTGTTCTGCTCCTCTATCTGCCCGGTATAGTCAATTTTAATATCGGCAGGAAGGTTTTTAAATTCTTCCATTTCCTTTTGGATCTCGGCAACAATGGCCGCCGCATCCGTAAAACCAGGTTGAAGTCCGGAATATACGGTAACTACACGTTTATTGTCCCTGTGCTTAATGGCACTAAAGGCCGACGTATTTCTTTCGCTGGCCACGGCAGAAATAGGAATTTCCTTGATTTTGCCCGTAGATTGGTCCCTAAAAATGATATTTTGGTTGAAAAGGGCACTTTTATTATATCTTAAATCTTCGCTAAATCGGACATTGATATCGAAATCATCTCCATCTTCCTTAAAAACCCCGGCTTTTTCACCAAATAAGGCCCTGCGCAACTGGTTCCCCACTTGCCCTACAGAAACCCCTAGTTCACCTGCCTTCTTACGGTCTACGGCTACCTGCATGGAAGGCTTGCTTTTGTTTACGTCGATTTTTATTTCTTCTATACCAGCGATATTTTTGGTATTGATGAAGTTTCTAATGTCTTCCGCGGTATTGATCAATTGGTCGTAATCTTTTCCTTCCAATTCAATGTTGATAGGATAACCAGCCGGAGGGCCATTGGCCTCTTTTTCCACCGAAATGGCTACACCGGGATAAACACCGCTTAGTCCGGCCTGAACCTTGGCACGGATGTCCTCCGTGTTTACTCCCCGCCTATATTTAAATTCACTGAAGTTGACAGTAATTTTGCCCTTATGGGGCATTTCGGCAGAAGAACCCCCATCGGCCAATGGGTTACCGGCGCCTTCGCCAACTTGGGATACGGCTGTGGTAACAATAAAGTTGTCCCCGTTGTAGAAATAAGTTTCGTCATTGACAATGCCATAGACCTTTTTTTCTATGTCAAGGGTAATTTCATTGGTCTTTTCTATGGCCGTACCTTCAGGGTATTCTATATAGACATATATTTCATTGGGGATATTGTCCGGGAAGAATTCTATTTTGGTCCTTCCACTGCCTACGGACATACCGAACAGCATAAACACAACAACCAGTAGCATTGCTGTTATTCCAAAATACCAGTATACATTTTTCCCCCTTAAGGCATGTACAAGTCTTTTTTCGTACCAGTTTTCAAAACGGGTCATCGTATTTTTTTGAAAGCGAAGGGCCCATTTTTTCAATACATATTTGTAAATCCAAAACATAGCCGCCGTTAAGATCATTACAGAGCCAAGTCCTCTCATTGCCCCACCGAACAACAGTATCAATAGCCCAAGACCGCCCATAACAATGCTTATGCGAATCAGCTGTTTTCTGGTCAGTTCTTTTTCATCCGTATCCATAAAATTGGAAACCAACATGGAGTTCATAAATATGGCTACAAACAGAGAGGATCCCAATACTACCGACAAGGTAATTGGAAAATAGATCATAAACTGTCCAAATATCCCAGGCCATAGACCTAGCGGAACAAAGGCTGCGACAGTGGTGGCCGTGGAAATAATAATAGGAAAGGCAATTTCACCAATTCCTTTTTTCGCGGCTTCAATTCGCGGCATTCCCTCATCCATTAGACGATACACGTTTTCTA contains the following coding sequences:
- a CDS encoding nucleoside deaminase is translated as MINPFDDNYFMKKALQEAEAAFEIGEVPVGAVIVVENRIIARAHNLTERLNDVTAHAEMQAITAAANFLGGKYLHNCTLYVTLEPCQMCAGALYWSQISKIVYAAKDMDRGFVTMGTKIHPKTELVNGVMEEEASEILKRFFIQKRNLN
- the aspS gene encoding aspartate--tRNA ligase, which codes for MYRSHNCGELRETHQQTQVTLSGWVQTVRDKGFVVWADLRDRYGITQLIFDEERSSKEIMEVAKSLGREFVIQVKGTVIERTSKNPNIPTGNVEVLVSEIKILNKSLVPPFTIEDQTDGGEDIRMKFRYLDIRRNPVKNNLIFRHKVAIEVRKYLSDQGFIEVETPYLIKSTPEGARDFVVPSRMNEGQFYALPQSPQTFKQLLMVGGMDKYFQIVKCFRDEDLRADRQPEFTQIDCEMAFVEQEDILNVFEGLTRHLLQEIKGVSIDKFPRMTYDDAMKKYGNDKPDIRFGMEFGELNALAQHKDFAIFNEAELVVGIAIPGGAAYTRKEIDALVDWVRRPQIGAKGMVYAKYNNDGSFKSSVDKFYDQEDLAKWAEATGAKAGDLICVLSGDTNKTRTQLSALRMEIAQRLGLRKKDEFAPLWVIDFPLLELDEETGHYHAMHHPFTSPKPGQLELLDTDPGAVKANAYDLVLNGNEIGGGSIRIHDKQIQATMFRHLGFSPEEAKAQFGFLMDAFQYGAPPHGGLAFGLDRLVAILGGQETIRDFIAFPKNNSGRDVMIDAPAPIDGLQLKELHLKLDL
- a CDS encoding chloride channel protein — encoded protein: MAALKKSWLTNFLVWRAKHISQRQFIYLLSVLVGFTSGIAAVILKNLTHFFQHLLEGNLVRYYHQAFYFVFPIIGFTTVYLIIKYIIRHKVSHGIPSTLFAISKKKGIMRKYQMFGSILTAPITVGFGGSVGLEGPTVATGAAISSNISRMFHVNQTTRNLLIGCAAAGAMSSIFKAPIAAIIFAIEVFSLDLTIASMLPLLLASLSGIITSYFFFGNDILLPFKLEDDFIMSDIPFYLVLGLFAGLTSIYFTEVYERVQKLFDKIDSPVKRLLYGGIAIGILIYLVPPLYGEGFDVINNLIKGNPEKVLENNIFQLDLTNAWLVIGLLAGLVFFKIIACALTFGAGGVGGIFAPTLFMGSIMGNCIAKAINSVGIFPNQISESNFTLVGMAGLMAGVLHAPLTAIFLIAEVTGGYELFIPLMITSAISFSITKYVHSHSVYNMELGRKGELITHDKDHAVLTLMDIDKVIEDSFVPIYPEMNLGDIVHQAVVKSNRNIFPVIDKEDNTLLGIILLDDIRPIMFDQKLYKEVMAADIMNTPPEIIELDKDKMTDIMEKFQNSGAWNLPVIKDEKYVGFISKSKLLTAYRRKLINLTS
- a CDS encoding cold-shock protein is translated as MTGTVKFFNESKGYGFITNDDTGKDIFVHATALNGTELNEGDKVEYQEEEGRKGIVAAKVQVIG
- a CDS encoding 1-deoxy-D-xylulose-5-phosphate synthase, which codes for MPKGILQHISDPKDIRTLEIVDLIQLAQELREFIIDIVATKEGHLGASLGVVELTIALHYVFNTPKDKLIWDVGHQAYGHKILTGRREIFNTNRQLGGISGFPKRSESLYDDFGTGHSSTSISAILGMALASQIKGIKNMQHIAVIGDASIASGMAFEGLNHAGDTNANILIILNDNAIGIDPSVGALKKYLTNVKKGTAKDENIFECLNFNYSGPMDGHDLAALIKELKRLKEIEGPKLLHIITTKGKGLQKAEENQVVYHAPGKFNKETGDLWPKTSEIQPPKYQDVFGHTLVELAENNEKIVGITPAMPTGSSLKYMMEQLPERAFDVGIAEQHAVTMAGGMAAEGLVPFCNIYSTFLQRAYDQIIHDVALQNLPVIFCLDRAGLVGQDGATHHGIYDMAYLRCIPNLIIFAPLNEIELRNIMFTAQLGLEHPIAIRYPRGRGVTLDWKQKFNKIPIGISQELKKGTKIAVLSIGHIGNMVSDLLKDVNERGQIGHYNMRFVKPLDTLMLQKIFLTYESVITIEDGCKMGGFGSAILEYANEIHSFVPIKIFGIEDVFIEQGTVEELHKISKIDISTLKNYINNLLNID